The DNA segment CTAAACGTAAAGGCATCCGTATTTTTGCGATCACCGATCACGGCCCAGATATGGCGGATGCACCGCATGCGTGGCATTTTATCAATCAACGCGTGATTCCCCGCATCGTCGATGGTGTTGCCATCCTGCGTGGTATCGAGGCCAACATCAAAGACGAATTTGGCAATATTGATTGTAATGAAAAAATGCTGGGTGAATTAGACATTATCCTGGCTGGTTTCCATGAGCAGGTTTTTGCACCGAAAGATCGTGATACCAATACCCGTGCCATGATCAATGCGATGAAAAACGGGTTGGTACACATCATTACTCATCCGGGTAATCCGCGTTTCCCGGTTGATATCCATGCCATTGCGGAAGCTGCTGCGAAATATAATGTCGCGCTGGAAATCAACAACTCTTCGTTTTTACATTCCCGTGTCGGCAGCGATGTAAACTGTACGGCAATTGCGAAAGCGGTGCGTGATGCTGGCGGATGGGTGAGTCTAGGTTCTGATTCGCACGTGGCGTTTAGTCTGGGTGAGTTAGATAAAAGTCTGGAAATATTAGATCGTGTTGATTTTCCGGCTGAACGCGTGCTGAACCAAAGCCCGCGAGTGTTACTGGATTTTCTGGAAGCGCACGGTAAACCGCCTATTCCAGAATTCGCCGAATTATAGGCAAAGAAAATGGCGCCATCTTCTGTATATAAAGAATCCGGCGCCTTTTTCTTATTTGGTTTGCTGCTTCATTGCTTCAGCTTGTTTATCGGCCGCTTGCTGCAGTGTTTGCTCCACTTTTTTCGCATCTTCCAGCGGCTTCAGCTGATCTTTTAAGATCGTATCTTGCGTGCTCGGTTTGGCTGCCGGAGGTGCGTCATGACCTGCATCGCATCCGGTCGATAAAAACAATAATATCGATAATACAAAGCTCATATACCATGCGGCATGCATCATGGTTTTTCTCCTTATTCGATATCGGTGATGGCGCAGATAACGGCGACACCCTGTTGAACCTGCCAGTTGATATTAAATGTCAGCAATCGGACGCCGTATATTTTATCGTCATTATTTTGCTTACGGTAGGCTGGGCGTGGGTCTTGCCCAATCACTTGTTGTAAAAATTCACGAAATCCGGGGTAAGTACGTGCAATTTTCTGACAACGAATTTCAATGTCAGGCGTAAAACTTACCGGCATGGTGACGGGAGCATCGGGTGCAAAGCCACCACGTGCGTCAGGAATATTATCAACAAATGGCAAATAGGGTTTGATGTCCACGATCGGCGTGCCATTGACTAAATCGACCCCGCCTAATTCCAGCCATACCCGATTTCCCTGTTGTTTGATCGCTTTCAGTTCCACCACCGATAATCCTACCGGATTAGGGCGAAAAGGGCTGCGTGACGCGAAAACACCAACGCGCTGATTACCGCCTAAGCGGGGAGGGCGCACAGTTGGGTGCCATTCATCAGTACCATTTTGATGAAACAGGAACATCAGCCACAAATGACTGAACTCTTCGAGCCCTCGCACACAATGCGGATCATTATATGGTGGTAATAATTCCAACTGCGCATTCATGGCGGTGACCAGCCCCGGTTGCCGAGGGACGGCAAACTTTTCCTGATAAGGGGAACGGATCACGCCAATAGTTGACAGGCTGAATGGTGTATTGGCAGGGTTCTCAGACATCATTATTTGCTGTCTTTAACCTTATAGGCTTGGCCATAACAAACCATGCTTGATACGCATTCAGTGGTGGCTGGCATGCTGATACATTTGGCAAACACCACGGCATTACCGCCTTTATCGGCCACTTTTCGGCGAGCATCTGTTTGTGCATCAATCATATTAGGCGGTGCTTGGGTGCTTTTGCTCTGGCAGGATTCACCTTCCACTGTACCAATCGAAGTTGCATCAGCATCCAGGATCTGCGCTTTATCCAGCACATTCACCGAACCGGGTTTGAAGTATTCAGTGAAGTTTTCTTTATCCAGATTGGTATGTACCTGAAACAGACTACATCCACTTAACATGGTCATCAGCAGTGCAACAAACGGCAGACTTTTCATCAATTCAGCCTCTCATTAATAAGAACTAGCATTATAGAGAGGCTGATCGAGAGATTCGATAGATATCAGTTATTCATCGTTCAGATGATGAAATAATTGCTGATAATAACGATCCTGACGCAACAACTCATCGTGGGTAGCCGTAATTCGGAAGCGGCCATTTTCCAACAACGCAATCCGGTCCATTTGTTCCAGACCGGTCAGTCGGTGGGTAATCATCAGCACAGATTTACCGATACTGTGTTGTATGACGAGTTGCATAATACGTTGTTCTGTTGCCGGATCTAACCCTTCAGTCACTTCATCGAGCAATAACAACGGCGCATCGTGTAACAATGCCCGCGCTAATGACAACCGACGTTGCTCTCCACCCGATAACGCACGTCCGCCTTCGCCCAGCCATTGACGTAAACTTTCTTTCAGATTAGCAGCATCTAATAAACCATCCAGTTCTACCTTGGTTAATACGGCCAGCAGTTCGGCATCAGTGGCTGAGGGTTTGGCTAAGCGTAAATTATCTGCCAGTGTGGCACTAAATATATGCACGCGCTGACTCACCACCGACATTGAGGCTCTTAATGCTTCATCAGTGAACTCAGCAATCGCACGGTTATCTAGCAAAATGTTACCTTGTGTCGCTTGCCATTCCCGCGTCAATAAACCTAATAAGGTTGATTTTCCACAGCCTGTTGGCCCGAGAATCGCTACTTTTTCACCGGCATTCAGTTGTAATGAAAGTTCATTCAATACACTGGTGGGCTGATCCGGGTAGGTAAACGCCAGTCCTTGAATAGTTAATGTTCCGCTACGGGCTGGTGTTTCATCTAAACCAAACTGTGTTGCAGGTGTTGATGCCATGATCTGGTTTAGCCGCCTTGCTGCGGTAAACGTAGACGATAAATATTGGAAAGCGCCGGCCAAGGGTTGTAATGCTTCAAAAGAAGCCAATGCAAAAAAGGCCATCAAAGCAGTTAATGGGTCGGCTTGTGTTTGGTTACCCACACCGGCGGCAGAGAACCACAACATCGTGCACAACACCACACTCAGCAACCCCATCATCAAGGCGCTGGCAAAACCGTTGATACTGGTCATGCGACGTTGTGCATAGAGTAGCGATTGTTCTTCACGTTCGATTGCTTGGCGGTAATGTTCGTCGGCGGCAAACAGCAACAAATCGGCCTGATTAGCCAGGTAGGTGGTACAGGCTTCGCGTAAATGACTTTGGCTGACAATTAGCGCCTGCCCAGGTTGTTTTCCTAAACGATAAAATAAGAAGGGTATAAAAAGTGCGATAAACAGTAACGCCGTACCCAGTAATAGCGCTAAGTGTGGATCAAACAGCAGAATGACACCCACCAGGCAACCAATGATCAAAATGGCCGCTAATACCGGCGTGACAAGACGCAGATACAAATTATCTAACGCATCAATATCCGCTACCAGACGATTGAGTAATTCTCCCTGACGCCAGGTGCGCAACTGATGTAATGATAACGGCGCAATTTTTTTCCAGAATTGGATCCGCAGCGAGGTCAGTACGCGGAAGGTTGCATCATGGCTGACGACACGATCCCCCCACCGGCTGGCGGTGCGGATAATAGAGAAAAAACGGACTGCGCCAGCTGGTGTCATGTAGTTGAAACCATCTTTTCCCGCGACACTTAAGCCAGCCACTGCACAAGCCGTCAGAAACCAGCCGGACAGAGACAATAAACCTAACCCAGCCAACAAAGTGCAAAGCGTAAGCAGTAATCCTAACGACAACATGCCTGCGTGTTGCCAAAATAATTTCAGATAAGGACGTAACTCACGCATATTCATTCTCCGTCATGCCGGTAACGGTAAAGTCTGGTTGTAGCAATAAAGCCCGGAAATCATCATTTTGTTGGCTCAACTCCATGAAACTGCCTTCGGCAACTAACTGACCTTGTTGCAACAGTAAAATATGATCGGCCTGCTGTAGTTGTTCAACGCGATGAGTTACCAATAAAGTGGTGTGTTTTCGCCATAACGGTGCCAATGCCTGCAGAATTTTATGCTCATTCACACGATCTAAACTGGCGGTTGGTTCATCCAGCAATAACAAACGGCATGGTTTCAGTAAGGTTCGAGCCAGCGCTAAGCGTTGTGCCTGACCAACTGACAAGCCGGAGCTTTGCTCGGAAACGGTATAGTCCCAGCCTTTTTCCTGAATAATATCGAGTGCACCTGCTTGTTCGGCTGCCTTTAGCAGCGATTCCTCACTGATATTATGCTCACCGAGTAATAAGTTGGCCCGCAGACTGCCGGGTAACAATCGAGGATTTTGCGCTAACCAGCCAATATATTGCCGATAATCACGCATATCTAACGTAGATAACTCCTGACCATTAATCTTTAAGCTACCGGTATACGGCGCAAAACCTAATAACGCATTGAGCAGAGAGCTTTTGCCTGATCCGGTTTTACCTACAATCGCTACAAATTGATTAGGCTTAATATTAAAAGACAACGGACCGACTAATACCTTTCCGTCATGTGCCAATACACAACAATCAGTCGCTTCAATTGTAAAGTCAGAGTTATCGATAAGTGCTTGTTCTCCACCAGTCGTTTTAAGCACTTCGCTATCCAGAAATGTTTGTAACGAATCGGCGGCACCAATAGCCTGTGCCTTGGCATGATAATGCGCACCCAGTTCGCGTAACGGCAGATAAAAATCAGGTGCCAGCAATAAAACAAACAAGCCACTGAACAGAGTTAGTTCACCGTAAGAACCAAAATTCAGATTGCCGAGATAAGAAAAACCGAAATACACCGCAACAAGTGCA comes from the uncultured Tolumonas sp. genome and includes:
- the tsaA gene encoding tRNA (N6-threonylcarbamoyladenosine(37)-N6)-methyltransferase TrmO; the protein is MSENPANTPFSLSTIGVIRSPYQEKFAVPRQPGLVTAMNAQLELLPPYNDPHCVRGLEEFSHLWLMFLFHQNGTDEWHPTVRPPRLGGNQRVGVFASRSPFRPNPVGLSVVELKAIKQQGNRVWLELGGVDLVNGTPIVDIKPYLPFVDNIPDARGGFAPDAPVTMPVSFTPDIEIRCQKIARTYPGFREFLQQVIGQDPRPAYRKQNNDDKIYGVRLLTFNINWQVQQGVAVICAITDIE
- the cydC gene encoding cysteine/glutathione ABC transporter ATP-binding protein/permease CydC; translation: MRELRPYLKLFWQHAGMLSLGLLLTLCTLLAGLGLLSLSGWFLTACAVAGLSVAGKDGFNYMTPAGAVRFFSIIRTASRWGDRVVSHDATFRVLTSLRIQFWKKIAPLSLHQLRTWRQGELLNRLVADIDALDNLYLRLVTPVLAAILIIGCLVGVILLFDPHLALLLGTALLFIALFIPFLFYRLGKQPGQALIVSQSHLREACTTYLANQADLLLFAADEHYRQAIEREEQSLLYAQRRMTSINGFASALMMGLLSVVLCTMLWFSAAGVGNQTQADPLTALMAFFALASFEALQPLAGAFQYLSSTFTAARRLNQIMASTPATQFGLDETPARSGTLTIQGLAFTYPDQPTSVLNELSLQLNAGEKVAILGPTGCGKSTLLGLLTREWQATQGNILLDNRAIAEFTDEALRASMSVVSQRVHIFSATLADNLRLAKPSATDAELLAVLTKVELDGLLDAANLKESLRQWLGEGGRALSGGEQRRLSLARALLHDAPLLLLDEVTEGLDPATEQRIMQLVIQHSIGKSVLMITHRLTGLEQMDRIALLENGRFRITATHDELLRQDRYYQQLFHHLNDE
- the cydD gene encoding cysteine/glutathione ABC transporter permease/ATP-binding protein CydD, yielding MDKSRQQELTRWLRQHRSLAKPWSSLCILSGALSTLLLIAQAWLLATILHGVIISHLPRESFLWFFAALLLVALLRALLSWGKEQFAFIGATKIRQHFRKQVMAQLQARGPLYIQQQPVGSWCSLLIEQIEHLHDFYARYLPQSMLSGLQPFIILLFVFPTNWASGLILLLTAPLIPVFMIFTGMGAADANRRNFQALARLSAHFLDRLQGLTTLRLFYRTKAEGDKIEQASEDFRGRTMEVLRMAFLSSAVLEFFASVSIALVAVYFGFSYLGNLNFGSYGELTLFSGLFVLLLAPDFYLPLRELGAHYHAKAQAIGAADSLQTFLDSEVLKTTGGEQALIDNSDFTIEATDCCVLAHDGKVLVGPLSFNIKPNQFVAIVGKTGSGKSSLLNALLGFAPYTGSLKINGQELSTLDMRDYRQYIGWLAQNPRLLPGSLRANLLLGEHNISEESLLKAAEQAGALDIIQEKGWDYTVSEQSSGLSVGQAQRLALARTLLKPCRLLLLDEPTASLDRVNEHKILQALAPLWRKHTTLLVTHRVEQLQQADHILLLQQGQLVAEGSFMELSQQNDDFRALLLQPDFTVTGMTENEYA
- a CDS encoding phosphatase, with the translated sequence MRYQVDTHAHTLASTHAYSTIHDYIAEAKRKGIRIFAITDHGPDMADAPHAWHFINQRVIPRIVDGVAILRGIEANIKDEFGNIDCNEKMLGELDIILAGFHEQVFAPKDRDTNTRAMINAMKNGLVHIITHPGNPRFPVDIHAIAEAAAKYNVALEINNSSFLHSRVGSDVNCTAIAKAVRDAGGWVSLGSDSHVAFSLGELDKSLEILDRVDFPAERVLNQSPRVLLDFLEAHGKPPIPEFAEL
- the rcsF gene encoding Rcs stress response system protein RcsF; amino-acid sequence: MKSLPFVALLMTMLSGCSLFQVHTNLDKENFTEYFKPGSVNVLDKAQILDADATSIGTVEGESCQSKSTQAPPNMIDAQTDARRKVADKGGNAVVFAKCISMPATTECVSSMVCYGQAYKVKDSK